From a single Brassica oleracea var. oleracea cultivar TO1000 chromosome C5, BOL, whole genome shotgun sequence genomic region:
- the LOC106294905 gene encoding nuclear pore complex protein NUP155 has protein sequence MSQDEEIVMRDVTNAGLCVGDRIGREAASQLDLEEALEASRYASHPYSTHPREWPPLIEVGDTWELPSVLIDRYNTAGGEGTALCGIFPEIRRAWASVDNSLFLWRFDKRDGQCPEYSGEEQAICAVGLAKCRPGVFVEAIQYLLVLATPVELVLVGVCCIEGPDGRDPYAEISVQPLPDYTISSDGVAMTCVACTNKGRIFMAGRDGHIYELLYTTGSGWHKRCRKVCLTAGVGSMISRWVVPNVFKFGAVDPVVEMVIDNERQILCARTEEMKLQAYVFGPNGEGPLKMVAEERNLLNQKDLSQGNRQSAAAGRANKPTIVSISPLSMLESKWLHLVASLSDGRRMYLSTSSSGSSFSGFNNHRQAPNCLKVVSTRPSPPLGAGVGLGFGAASLAGRTPNEDLSMKVDTAFYSVGTLVLSDSSPPAMSSLLVVSKDSSVHSQVGGTSGSSSRSSRALREVVSSLPIEGRMLFVADVLPSPDTAATIQSLYSELEYCGLEVSGESYEKACGKLWARGDLSTQHILPRRKIVVFTTMGMMELIFNRPVDILRRLLESNSPRSLLEDFFTRFGAGEAAAMCLMLAARIINFEDLISNIVADKAAEAFEDPRMVGMPQFDGSSGLSNTRTATGGFSMGQVVQEAEPIFSGAHEGLCLCTSRLLFPIWELSVMSKKPSSDSMSGDGLVVCRLSTSAMHMLESKIRSLEKFLRSRRNQRRGLYGYVAGLGGVTGSILYGTGTELGASERNMVRSLFGAYSNGGESANKRQRLPYSPAELAATEVRAMECIRQLLLRSAEALFLLQLLSQHHVARLVQGLDANLKQALVQLTFHQLVCSEEGDQIATRLISAVMEYYTGSDGRGTVDDISGRLREGCPSYFKESDYKFFLAVERLERAALAVDAKEKESVAREAFSFLSKVPGSADLRTVCKRFEELRFYEAVVCLPLQKAQALDPDGDAFNDQIDASIREHALAQRKQCYEIIANALRSLASSMLDEASRRQYICQIVHLGVQSTDKAFREYLYTAMIELGLENELLEYGGPDLVPFLQNAGSPSASEVGAVSGSSPLGHSGTQISSNQAKYFDLLAKYYVSKRQHVLAAHVFLRLAERRAIVSGDNPTLEQRRQYLSHAVLQAKNASNSDGLAGSAQGGCDSGLLDLLEGKLAVLQFQIKIRDKLEAIASSFESSDAMQDSEPALNGDSSDDSSLANAANEKALELSVELKSITQLYNEYAVPFEVWEICLEMLYFANYSGDADSSIIRETWSRLMEQALSQGGIAEACSVLKRVGSHVYPGDGVVLPLDVLCLHLEKAALERSERNELVGDEDIARALLAACKGAAEPVLNAYDRLLSNVAIVPSPNLRIRLLGSVLVVLLEWAMSVLSDRMGSSPARSSLILGGSFAHENKAVVNQGVRDKIASAANRYMTEIRRLTLPPTMTEGVYAGFKKLDESLLSPFSF, from the exons ATGTCGCAAGACGAGGAGATTGTGATGCGGGACGTGACGAACGCGGGACTCTGCGTCGGTGACCGCATTGGCCGAGAAGCCGCATCTCAGCTCGATCTAGAGGAAGCTCTAGAAGCTTCCAGATACGCTAGTCATCCGTACTCCACTCATCCCAGAGAG TGGCCACCGTTGATCGAAGTGGGTGACACGTGGGAGTTGCCTTCTGTACTTATTGATAGGTATAATACGGCAGGTGGTGAAGGGACGGCCTTGTGTGGGATTTTTCCAGAGATTCGACGGGCTTGGGCGTCCGTTGACAACTCTCTCTTCTTGTGGCGTTTTGACAAAAG GGATGGGCAGTGTCCTGAGTATAGCGGGGAAGAGCAGGCTATTTGTGCGGTTGGATTAGCTAAATGTAGACCTGGAGTTTTTGTTGAAGCTATTCAGTATCTTTTGGTGTTAGCGACTCCTGTTGAG TTGGTTCTTGTTGGAGTTTGCTGCATTGAAGGACCTGATGGTAGAGATCCTTATGCTGAAATTTCAGTACAGCCTCTGCCTGACTATACAATATCATCAGATGGAGTAGCCATGACATGCGTTGCATGTACCAATAAAGGGCGGATTTTCATGGCTGGGCGTGATGGTCACATATATGAGCTTTTATATACAACTGGCTCAGGGTGGCATAAACGTTGCCGTAAGGTGTGCCTTACCGCAGGTGTTGGTAGTATGATCTCGAG GTGGGTTGTACCAAATGTATTCAAGTTTGGAGCTGTTGATCCTGTTGTGGAGATGGTAATTGATAATGAAAGGCAGATTTTATGTGCCCGAACTGAAGAGATGAAACTTCAAGCATATGTCTTTGGGCCGAATGGGGAAGGCCCTCTCAAGATGGTTGCAGAAGAAAGGAATCTGTTAAACCAGAAGGACTTGAGCCAAGGAAATCGACAGTCAGCAGCGGCAGGTCGAGCTAACAAGCCAACTATAGTCAGCATTTCACCATTGTCCATGCTGGAATCCAAGTGGCTGCACCTTGTTGCTTCCTTATCAGATGGCAGGAGGATGTATCTCTCCACCTCTTCAAGTGGAAGTAGTTTCAGTGGGTTCAACAACCACCGCCAGGCTCCGAACTGTTTAAAAGTCGTTTCAACTAGGCCATCTCCTCCATTGGGGGCCGGTGTTGGGCTTGGTTTTGGAGCTGCATCTCTTGCTGGTAGAACTCCGAATGAGGATCTCTCCATGAAGGTTGACACAGCATTTTATTCTGTTGGAACCCTTGTCCTTTCAGATTCATCGCCACCTGCTATGTCTTCTCTTCTGGTTGTTAGCAAAGATTCAAGCGTGCATTCTCAGGTTGGCGGCACTTCAGGGTCAAGTTCAAGGAGTTCTCGGGCGTTACGGGAAGTAGTCTCCTCTCTACCCATTGAAGGCCGTATGCTTTTTGTAGCAGATGTGCTCCCCTCTCCCGATACTGCTGCTACTATTCAATCATTATATTCAGAACTTGAATACTGTGGACTCGAAGTCTCGGGAGAGTCTTATGAAAAGGCTTGTGGAAAACTCTGGGCCAGAGGTGATTTATCGACCCAGCATATTTTGCCAAGGAGAAAGATTGTCGTTTTTACCACCATGGGTATGATGGAACTGATCTTTAATAGGCCTGTTGATATCTTGAGAAGACTTCTAGAATCTAACTCTCCAAGGTCCCTTCTGGAAGATTTCTTCACTCGCTTTGGAGCAGGCGAAGCAGCTGCAATGTGCTTGATGTTGGCTGCTCGGATAATAAATTTTGAAGATTTAATTAGTAACATTGTTGCCGATAAAGCAGCTGAGGCTTTTGAGGATCCGAGAATGGTAGGAATGCCACAATTTGATGGCAGTAGTGGATTATCAAACACTAGAACAGCAACTGGAGGTTTCAGCATGGGCCAAGTTGTTCAAGAAGCTGAGCCCATTTTCTCAGGTGCTCACGAAGGGCTCTGCCTTTGTACATCAAGATTACTTTTTCCCATATGGGAACTTTCTGTGATGTCTAAAAAACCCAGTTCTGATAGCATGTCTGGGGACGGTCTGGTGGTTTGTCGACTTTCTACCAGTGCTATGCATATGCTGGAAAGCAAGATTCGATCGTTGGAGAAATTCTTAAGATCTAGAAGGAACCAGAGAAGGGGGCTTTATGGATATGTTGCTGGGCTAGGAGGTGTAACTGGCTCTATTTTGTATGGTACTGGTACAGAGTTGGGAGCAAGTGAAAGGAATATGGTTAGGAGCTTGTTTGGAGCCTACTCCAATGGAGGCGAATCAGCAAATAAAAGACAGCGCTTGCCATATAGTCCTGCTGAATTGGCTGCCACGGAG GTGAGGGCGATGGAGTGTATTAGGCAGTTGCTTCTCAGATCTGCAGAGGCCCTTTTCCTACTCCAACTTCTTTCTCAACATCATGTTGCTAGATTGGTTCAGGGCCTTGACGCAAACTTAAAGCAAGCTTTGGTTCAATTGACATTCCATCAGTTAGTTTGTTCTGAAGAGGGTGACCAAATTGCAACAAGGCTCATATCTGCCGTGATGGAG TATTATACTGGCTCTGATGGCAGGGGAACAGTCGACGATATTAGTGGGCGACTACGTGAAGGTTGCCCAAGCTATTTCAAGGAGTCGGATTACAAATTCTTCCTAGCTGTTGAACGCCTTGAAAGAGCTGCTTTGGCTGTAGATGCCAAGGAGAAAGAGAGTGTTGCTAGAGAGGCGTTCAGTTTCTTGAGTAAAGTCCCGGGATCTGCAGATCTCAGAACCGTCTGCAAACGTTTTGAGGAACTGAG GTTCTATGAAGCTGTTGTCTGCTTGCCTTTACAGAAGGCCCAAGCCCTTGATCCTGATGGCGATGCTTTCAACGACCAAATTGATGCTTCCATTAGAGAGCATGCTCTTGCCCAGCGAAAACAGTGCTATGAAATTATTGCCAATGCATTGCGATCTCTAGCTAGTTCCATGCTAGACGAGGCTTCACGTAGACAATATATATGCCAGATCGTTCATCTTGGTGTGCAATCAACTGACAAGGCATTCCGGGAGTACCTATACACGGCCATGATAGAACTGGGTCTTGAAAACGAGCTACTGGAGTACGGAGGTCCAGATTTGGTACCTTTTCTGCAGAATGCTGGCAGTCCTTCTGCATCAGAG GTCGGAGCTGTTTCTGGATCATCTCCGCTGGGTCACTCAGGGACACAGATTTCATCAAATCAAGCAAAATACTTTGATCTACTTGCGAAATACTATGTGTCGAAGAGACAGCATGTGCTTGCTGCTCATGTGTTTCTACGGCTTGCAGAAAGACGCGCAATTGTTTCAGGGGATAATCCTACTCTTGAACAAAG GCGACAATACCTTAGTCACGCAGTTTTACAGGCCAAGAATGCAAGCAATAGTGATGGTCTAGCAGGTTCTGCTCAAGGTGGTTGTGACAGTGGGTTGCTTGATCTGCTTGAAGGCAAACTAGCAGTTCTTCAGTTCCAAATAAAAATCAGAGACAAACTTGAAGCTATTGCCTCCAGTTTCGAGTCCTCGGATGCCATGCAGGACTCTGAGCCAGCACTTAATGGTGATTCTAGTGATGATTCCAGCTTAGCAAATGCAGCAAATGAAAAGGCCTTGGAGCTCTCCGTGGAACTTAAAAGCATAACGCAGTTGTATAATGAATATGCTGTCCCGTTTGAGGTCTGGGAG ATCTGTCTGGAAATGCTCTACTTTGCCAACTATTCTGGGGATGCTGATTCAAGCATAATAAGAGAAACGTGGTCTAGACTCATGGAGCAAGCTCTTTCACAAGGCGGGATAGCTGAAGCCTGTTCAGTTCTCAAGAGAGTGGGATCTCATGTATATCCTGGCGATGGAGTCGTTTTACCGCTCGACGTTTTGTGCCTACACCTCGAGAAAGCTGCACTC GAGAGATCAGAGAGGAATGAACTCGTAGGGGATGAAGACATAGCTCGAGCTCTACTAGCCGCCTGCAAAGGCGCAGCTGAACCTGTGCTCAACGCTTATGACCGTTTATTATCCAATGTAGCCATTGTACCATCTCCGAATCTAAGAATCCGTCTCCTTGGTTCGGTTCTGGTGGTGCTCCTGGAATGGGCAATGTCTGTATTGTCAGATAGAATGGGATCGAGTCCAGCCAGATCTTCTCTGATACTAGGTGGTTCGTTTGCGCACGAGAACAAGGCTGTTGTTAACCAAGGGGTCCGTGATAAGATCGCAAGCGCCGCAAACAG GTACATGACAGAGATTAGGAGACTGACTCTGCCACCGACGATGACGGAGGGAGTATACGCAGGTTTCAAAAAACTTGACGAGTCTCTTTTAAGTCCATTCTCCTTCTGA
- the LOC106295715 gene encoding microtubule-associated protein 70-4-like — protein MEERGFMSPSLASYREGGGGGSKGLSRRRPMRPSFDADNEFITLLHGSDPVRIELNRLENELRDKDRELSEAQAEIKALKLSERQREKAVEELTDELGKMSAKLKLIENLLETKNLEIKKINEEKKASMAAQFAAEASLRRVHAAQKDDDMPPIEAILAPLEAELKLARQEIVKLQDDNKSLDRLTKSKEAALLDAERTVQSALAKASMVDDLLNKNQELMKQIEICQEENRIIDKMHRQKVAEVEKLMQSVRELEEAVLAGGAAANAVRDYQRKFQEMNEERKILERELARAKVNANRVATVVANEWKDSNDQVMPVRQWLEERRFMQGEMQQLRDKLAIADRAAKSEAQLKEKFLLRLRVLEESLKKPSNRGTPVVRSSSNGPTRRQSLVGAETSPKYSSSNGSVTKSRPSSQPRSSTASASTVLKHARGTSSSFDGGTRSLDRNKVLMNRPESKFPSNHHSSEGATRVESPSSTKVEESDDKSTDNDSVPGVLYDLLQKEVITLRKAAHEKDQSLRDKDDAIEMLAKKVETLTKAMEVEAKKMRREVAVMGKEVAAMRVDKGHQDSKTRRISSISKGSSNTAQLLSGRVSGRIGMTKST, from the exons ATGGAGGAAAGAGGATTCATGTCACCTTCATTAGCGTCTTATCGAGAAGGAGGAGGAGGAGGAAGCAAGGGCTTGTCGCGACGGAGGCCAATGAGGCCGAGCTTTGACGCGGATAACGAGTTCATAACTTTACTCCACGGCTCGGATCCCGTCAGAATTGAGTTAAATCGTCTGGAGAACGAACTCAGAG ACAAGGATAGAGAGTTGTCTGAAGCTCAAGCTGAGATCAAAGCGTTGAAGTTGTCTGAACGGCAAAGAGAGAAGGCTGTTGAAGAG CTCACGGATGAGCTGGGAAAGATGTCGGCAAAACTCAAGTTGATTGAAAATCTTCTTGAGACTAAA AACCTCGAGATCAAGAAAATTAATGAAGAAAAGAAGGCTTCCATGGCAGCTCAGTTTGCAGCTGAAGCCTCTCTCCGTAGGGTTCATGCTGCTCAGAAAGATGATGACATGCCTCCTATTGAAGCCATTCTTGCTCCTTTAGAGGCTGAACTCAAGCTCGCAAGACAAGAG ATTGTTAAACTTCAAGACGACAACAAATCACTGGACCGCCTTACCAAATCAAAGGAAGCAGCTCTGCTAGACGCCGAAAGGACAGTCCAGTCAGCATTGGCAAAGGCTTCAATGGTTGATGATCTACTGAACAAGAACCAAGAGTTGATGAAACAAATCGAAATTTGTCAG GAAGAGAATAGGATTATAGACAAGATGCACAGACAGAAGGTTGCGGAAGTTGAAAAGCTTATGCAGAGCGTGCGGGAGTTAGAAGAAGCTGTTCTTGCTGGTGGTGCTGCTGCAAATGCAGTGAGAGATTACCAGAGGAAATTCCAAGAAATGAAT GAAGAGAGAAAAATTCTGGAACGGGAACTGGCCCGTGCTAAGGTCAATGCAAACAGAGTTGCTACTGTAGTAGCAAATGAATGGAAAGATTCTAACGACCAAGTGATGCCTGTAAGGCAGTGGCTCGAAGAACGGAGATTCATGCAG GGAGAAATGCAGCAACTACGTGACAAACTTGCCATAGCTGACAGAGCTGCAAAATCTGAAGCTCAGCTGAAG GAGAAATTTCTATTACGGCTTAGAGTGTTAGAAGAGAGTCTAAAGAAGCCTAGCAACAGAGGCACGCCTGTTGTCAGAAGTTCAAGCAACGGTCCTACACGAAGACAATCCCTTGTTGGAGCCGAGACGAGTCCAAAATATTCGTCATCAAATGGTTCTGTGACCAAGAGCAGACCAAGTTCTCAGCCGAGATCATCAACTGCTAGTGCGAGCACTGTACTGAAGCATGCTAGAGGAACATCTTCATCGTTCGATGGGGGAACCAGATCACTGGATAGAAACAAGGTGCTAATGAATAGACCAGAATCAAAGTTTCCTTCGAACCACCACTCTTCTGAAGGAGCTACCAGAGTCGAGTCGCCCAGCTCAACAAAAGTGGAAGAATCAGATGACAAGTCAACGGATAACGATAGTGTCCCAGGTGTGTTGTACGATTTGCTGCAGAAAGAGGTGATAACACTAAGAAAAGCTGCTCATGAGAAAGATCAAAGCCTGAGAGACAAGGATGATGCTATTGAG ATGTTGGCGAAGAAGGTTGAAACATTAACAAAGGCCATGGAAGTTGAGGCAAAGAAGATGCGAAGAGAAGTAGCTGTGATGGGGAAAGAAG